One segment of Solanum lycopersicum chromosome 1, SLM_r2.1 DNA contains the following:
- the MTS1 gene encoding linalool synthase, translating into MVSILSNIGMMVVTFKRPSLFTSLRRRSANNIIITKHSHPISTTRRSGNYKPTMWDFQFIQSLHNPYEGDKYMKRLNKLKKEVKKMMMTVEGSHDEELEKLELIDNLERLGVSYHFKDEIMQIMRSINININIAPPDSLYTTALKFRLLRQHGFHISQDILNDFKDENGNLKQSICKDTKDILNSSKDEHDNLKQSTCNNTKGLLKLYEASFLSIENESFLRNTTKSTLAHLMRYVDQNRCGEEDNMIVELVVHALELPRHWMVPRLETRWYISIYERMSNANPLLLELAKLDFNIVQATHQQDLRILSRWWKNTGLAEKLPFSRDILVENMFWAVGALFEPQHSYFRRLITKVIVFISIIDDIYDVYGTLDELELFTLAIQRWDTKAMEQLPDYMKVCYLALINIINEVAYEVLKNHDINVLPYLTKSWADLCKSYLQEAKWYHNGYKPNLEEYMDNARISIGVPMVLVHSLFLVTNQITKEALDSLTNYPDIIRWSATIFRLNDDLGTSSDELKRGDVSKSIQCYMNEKGASEEEAIEHIEFLIQETWEAMNTAQSKNSPLSETFIEVAKNITKASHFMYLHSDVKSSISKILFEPIIISNVAFALK; encoded by the exons ATGGTTTCAATATTGAGTAACATAGGGATGATGGTGGTCACCTTCAAGAGACCATCATTATTTACCTCACTCCGTCGTCGCTCTGCCAAcaacattattattactaagCACTCACATCCTATTTCCACCACAAGGCGTTCAGGGAATTACAAGCCTACCATGTGGgattttcaatttattcaatCCCTACACAATCCTTATGAG GGAGACAAGTATATGAAGcgtttaaacaaactaaaaaaagaagtgaagaagatgatgatgacggTGGAGGGATCACATGATGAAGAGTTAGAGAAGTTGGAGTTGATTGATAACTTAGAGAGGCTTGGAGTGAGTTACCACTTTAAAGATGAAATTATGCAAATTATGAGGagcattaatattaatattaatatagcCCCACCAGATTCATTATATACCACAGCTTTGAAATTTAGACTCTTGAGACAACATGGTTTTCATATCTCACAAG ATATATTGAACGATTTCAAGGATGAAAATGGAAATCTGAAGCAGAGTATTTGCAAAGACACTAAAG atatattaaacAGTTCCAAGGACGAGCATGATAATCTTAAGCAGAGTACTTGTAACAACACAAAAGGGTTGTTAAAATTATACGAAGCTTCATTTCTGTCTATAGAAAATGAAAGCTTTTTGAGAAATACCACAAAATCCACTTTGGCACATCTAATGAGATATGTTGATCAAAATCGTTGTGGAGAAGAGGATAATATGATAGTGGAATTAGTGGTACATGCCTTGGAACTCCCAAGACATTGGATGGTGCCAAGATTAGAGACAAGGTGGTATATTAGTATTTATGAGAGAATGTCAAATGCTAATCCCCTTTTGCTAGAACTTGCTAAATTGGACTTCAACATTGTTCAAGCAACACATCAACAAGATTTAAGAATTTTATCAAG GTGGTGGAAGAATACAGGGCTTGCGGAAAAGCTTCCATTTTCAAGGGATATTCTGGTTGAGAATATGTTTTGGGCAGTAGGGGCATTATTTGAGCCTCAACATAGCTACTTTCGAAGATTGATAACAAAAGTCATTGtttttatttcaatcatagATGACATTTATGATGTTTATGGCACACTTGATGAGTTGGAACTCTTCACTCTTGCTATTCAAAG ATGGGATACAAAAGCAATGGAGCAACTTCCAGACTATATGAAAGTATGTTATCTTGCACTCatcaatattatcaatgaaGTTGCGTATGAGGTTCTCAAAAATCATGACATCAACGTCCTACCCTACCTTACAAAATCA TGGGCAGATTTGTGCAAATCATACTTACAAGAAGCAAAATGGTACCACAATGGATACAAGCCAAATCTGGAAGAATACATGGATAATGCAAGGATCTCAATTGGAGTACCAATGGTATTAGTCCACTCATTGTTCCTAGTCACAAATCAAATTACCAAAGAGGCCTTGGATTCCTTAACCAATTATCCTGATATTATTCGATGGTCTGCTACTATTTTCCGTTTAAACGATGATTTGGGGACATCTTCG GATGAACTGAAAAGAGGTGACGTTTCCAAATCAATACAATGTTACATGAACGAAAAGGGTGCTTCCGAAGAAGAGGCAATAGAACACATAGAATTTTTGATACAGGAGACATGGGAAGCAATGAACACAGCTCAAAGCAAAAATTCTCCACTTTCTGAAACATTTATTGAAGTTGCGAAGAATATTACAAAAGCATCGCATTTTATGTATCTGCATAGCGATGTTAAAAGTAGCATCTCCAAAATACTTTTTgagcctatcattatttctaatGTTGCATTCGCTCtcaagtaa